The following are encoded in a window of Rosa chinensis cultivar Old Blush chromosome 4, RchiOBHm-V2, whole genome shotgun sequence genomic DNA:
- the LOC112200398 gene encoding uncharacterized protein LOC112200398, giving the protein MSSVARFPVHHCSLLCTKWSDGFALLFSLHFCSFVGFSLCSPLELFGKLSRLLHFRSPLQSFHASLAAQSHSDGQFISPSVFSWSSKVAYIQEAVKTRFFKLLEAEVWEFKDCVPRLVFCVYIGEKID; this is encoded by the exons ATGAG CTCAGTTGCCCGGTTTCctgttcatcactgttcatTACTGTGCACAAAGTGGAGTGACGGTTTTGCCCTTCTGTTTTCCCTTCATTTTTGCTCTTTTGTTGGCTTTTCTCTCTGCTCTCCCCTTGAACTCTTCGGAAAACTCTCGAGGTTGCTCCATTTTCGCTCACCTCTCCag AGCTTTCAC GCGTCGTTAGCTGCTCAGTCACACAGCGACGGCCAATTCATCTCTCCCTCAGTTTTCAG TTGGAGCTCAAAAGTTGCATATATTCAAGAAGCCGTGAAGACCAGGTTTTTTAAACTCCTAGAGGCAGAGGTTTGGGAGTTTAAGGATTGTGTTCCAAGGTTGGTATTCTGTGTGTATATTGGAGAGAAGATTGATTGA